Genomic window (Paraburkholderia phenazinium):
CGGTGACGGGCATGCCGTCGTTGTAGATATAGGTGAGCCCGCGCGCCGCGCTCAACATGCCGAGCGTCGCGACGAACGGCGGAATCGACAGCCTTGCCACGAGCAGGCCGTTGATCGCGCCTGCCGCAGCGCCCACGAGCAGCCCCGCAAACAGGCCCAGCGCCGGGTTCAGTGGATGCGCACCGGTCACGAGGCTCGCGCTGACGATGCCGGCAAGCGCAAGCGTCGAACCCACCGACAGGTCGATGCCGGCCGTGAGTACCACGTAGGTCATGCCGATCGCGAGGATGCCGTTGATCGAGGTCTGCCTCAGGATGTCCGCGATATTGCCCAGCGTCAGGAAATACTGGTTTGCAAAGGACAGCACGATGCACAGAACAATTAGTACTGCGACGATGCCGTAGCGGCGGTAGATATCGCGCATGTGGGCGGAACGGCTTTGACTCGCCGGGACTTTCAGGGAGGGGGTATGAGTATTCATGATGCGAGGTGCAGGAGATCTTCCTGAGTGGTGGTATGGCCGTCGATCACGGTGACCAACTGTCCAGACTTGAAAATGGCGATGCGGTCGCTGACATCCAGAATTTCCTGCGCCTCGGATGACACCACCATGGCGGCGCCGCCTTTCGATACGAAGTCGTCGAGCAGCTTGTAGACCTCGCGCTTGGCGCCCTCGTCGATGCCCCGGGTCGGTTCGTCGCACAAGAGGCAGGTGGGCTCGGTCGAAAGGCAGCGTGCGAGCACGACCTTCTGCTGGTTTCCCCCGCTCATCGAGGAAACCGGCAACGAGACGGAACTCGTTTTGATCCGCATGCGCTCGACCATCCTGTCGACGAGGTTCTTCACCTTGCGATGGTTGATCAGCGACAGGCGCGACAGCCGGTTGTAGGCAGAGAACGAAATGTTGTCGCGCACGGACGCCGACAGCACAAGCCCGGTCTCCTTGCGGTCCTCGGTCACGAGCGACAGCCCTGCTTCGATGGCCTTGCGCGGGCGGCCAACCGGCAAGGCGCGGCCCTTGAGCCTGACCTGACCGCGATCGGGACGGGTCAGCCCATACATGCAATTGAGGTATTCGCTGCGGCCCGCGCCCATCAGCCCGTAGATGCCGAGGATTTCTCCCTGGTGAACCGTGAGCGAGATGTCGTTGAATTCCGCCTCGCGCGAAAGGCCCGTCGACTCCAGCACGGGCTCGCCCACCGGCCGGCGAATCTTCTCGGCGGAATGCAGCGTGCGGCCGACGATCGTGCTCACCAGATAGGAGCGGTCGATGTCGGCGATACGGCCGCTGTCGACATACCGTCCGTCGCGAAAGACCGTGTAGTCGTCCGCGATCTGGAATATTTCCGAGAGCCGGTGGCTGACGTAGATGATGCCGGTGCCCTGAGCGGTCAGGTTGCGGATCGCGTTGAACAGCACCTCGGTTTCGCGTTCGCCGATCGCGGAAGTCGGCTCGTCCATGATCATCACGTCGCAGTCGCGGCTGAACGCCTTGGCGATCTCGACCAACTGGATCTGCGCGAGGCTCAGCGACGACATCCGGGCGCGGGCGTCGACCGGGAAGGCGAGCCGGTCCAGGAGTTCCTGGGCCTGCCTCGCGAGCGCCCCAAACTTGACCAGCACACCAGCGCGGCGAGGTTCGCGGCCGAGATACAGGTTTTCGGCGACGCTCATGCCGGGAATCGGCGAAAGCTCCTGGGTAATGATCGCGATGCGATGCTCGAGCGCTTCGGCCGGCGTCTGAAAATCGACGCTTTGTCCCTTGAGCAGGATCTCTCCGGCATCGCGCTGGGTGATACCCATGACGATGCCAAGGAAGGTCGACTTCCCAGCTCCGTTCCCGCCGCATAGCGCATGGACACTCCCGCGCCGCAGCTTCAACCGGCCGTCCTCCAACGCCCTGACACCATTGAATGCCTTCTGCACACCGCTGGCATCCACAAGAAGGTCGTCCACTTTGTCTCCTAACATTTGCTCGTCGTTGAACATTTGAGCAGTTGAGTGACATCGTAGGTTCGCTCCAACCACCTGTCAATTATCCGAACCACGTGGTTTACCCCTAATGTCGCCTTGCCCTCGGATCTGCTGCATCGCAATGAATACAACCAACGGCGACCTGAACCCCTAACAGAAAACACTCAGCTACGGCCTTGACATTCATCTACGCACGATTGAGAATTTGATCATAGATGGACATTTGTTCATCCATACATTGGGCAATCCCGGACAACAGGAGTTAAATATGAAGCTGGCAATCGGATGCGATGAAGCCGCATTTGACCTGAAGGAACTGATCAAGCAACATTTGGCCGACAAGGGGCTGGACGTCACCGATTTCGGAACCTTCGAGGCGGAACCGGTCCACTATCCGAACATCGCGTTCGCCGTGGCGGAGAAGGTTGCGCAAGGCGAATTTGATCGTGCTGTCCTGATGTGCGGAACAGGCATCGGTATGGCGATCGCCGCCAACAAGGTACGCGGCATTCGCGCGGCGCAATGTCACGACACGTATTCGGCCGAACGGGCGAGCAAGAGCAACGACGCGCAAATCATTACAATTGGCGCGCGCGTGGTCGGACCCGAACTCGCGAAAGCAATCGTCGATACATGGCTCGGTGCGAGCTTCGATGGCGGACGCTCCGTGCCGAAGGTGAACCGCATCAAGGAATACGAGGATGATCACCTGCTACCCCACAACAACAAGACTGTGTGAACTGGCTGGCCAGGTCATCAGTCGATAGCCCACCGGCTCTGCGGTAAGCCAGGTAATATCCAGCCGAATGGGAATGAGACAAATCATATGACCACCGATGAACTGACTCGTCTGGCGACGCTCTACTACGTCGACGGACTGACACAGGAAGATCTGTCGAAGCAGTTCTCGCTTTCTCGAGCCAAAATAGGCCGTCTTCTGAAGCGTGCGCAGGAAGAAGGCATCGTTGAAATTCGCGTCAGGCACCATCCACGCGATACGCGCGACCTCGAACGTGAGCTGATCGACCGGTTCGGCATCGAAAAAGCGATCGTGTCCGTCAATCACAAAGACCAGGACAAGCAGCGCGAGCTACTTGCCGGATTGGTCGCCAGCCATCTGGATCGCATTCTCACGAATGACATGATTGTTGCCGTGGGTATCGGCCGCAATATCAACGCCATCTCGGAGCATGCGATCTCGTCGACGCAACGCTCCCCGACCTTCGTCTGCGCCATCGGCGGTTTCTACCGCGGCGGCGAGGTGATGAATGCCGACCACATCAGCCGCCGGCTGGCTGCCCGCTTTGGCGGCGGCAGCGAAACGCTTTATGCGCCGGCCCTCGTGGGCGACCCCGACGTGCGCGAGGCGCTGCTTCACAACGACGCGGTCAAACCCACGCTCGACAAGGCGCGCAGAGCACACATCGCGCTGGTTGGCGTCGGCGACATCAATGAAGACAGCATCATGGTCCGCAACGGCTGGTTTTCGCCGGACGAAATCGCCGAGCTGCGCAAGTGCGGCGCCGTCGGAGACCTGATGGGCTACCACTTCATCGATATTGCCGGCCGTCCCGTTGTCACTCCGGTTCGCGACCGGGTCATCGGCCTTGGCATGGACGACCTGAAACGCATTCCGAACGTGATTGCCGTCGCCAGCGAAAACACCAAGACAACCGCTGTCCTGGGTGCATTGCGCGCAGGCGTCATCACCACGCTCGCAACGACGGAAGCCATCGCTCAGTCGATCGTCAGCCTGGAAGACGCCACCCGCAATCCGCATTCTCCGCAGCAGCCGGAAGTGCTGACCCGGTAAAAGGCAACCGTCTGCGTCGATCGCAGCGCCCGCCGCACCGCGCTAGGCGCGCAGGTCCACCACGACTTTGCCGAAATGCCGCCCTCCGGCGAGATACTCATAGGCGGCCGGCGCCTCATCGAACGGGAAGACCTTGTCGACAGCAGGAGTGATTGTGTTGACGTCGACGAAACGCACAAGCTGTTCGAGCATCGCACGGCTACCGGCCGTAATGCCGGTGAGGCGCTTGGCTCCGCCGATGAGCGCGCCGGGCTCGATCGAGACCCCTCCGCCGCCGCTGACCCGGCCGATCACGACAATCGCCCCGCCGGGTCCCGCGGCCTTCAGTGAGCGCGCCAACGTGCCCTCGCCGCCGACCTCGACCACGACATCGACCCCGGCGCCCTCCGTGAGCCGCAAGACCTCGTCCTGCCACTCCGGGCTGGTCCGGTAGTTGATGGTCGCATTCGCACCCAGCGCGCGGGCACGTTCAAGCTTTTCGTCCTGCGACGATGTCACGATCGTGAAGACACCCGCCGCTCTCGCAAGCTGCAACCCCCACAGCGAGACACCGCCGGTTCCCAGCAGCAGCACGCTGCCGCCGGGTTTGACCGCGCCTGCGACGAACAACGCATTCCATGCCGTCACACCGGCGCAAGGCAACGTTGCCGCGGCAATGGCATCGAGACTGCGCGGTGCCAGCACGAAGGCGTCCTCGCTTGCCACCAGTTCTTCGGCGAGCGTGCCGTCGAACTGCGCGCCGAAGGACACGGCCGTCTTGCTGGGCGACAGTGCGCCGTCAATCCATCGCGGGTAATAACTTGTGATCACGCGATCGCCTACCTTGAAGCGGGTGACCGCCTCCCCGACGGCGATGACCTCCCCGCATCCATCGACGAGCGGAACGATCGGATGACTCGGCGGGTTATAAAACGCGCCCTTCGCGAAACTGAGGTCACGATGATTGAGCGCGGCAGCGTCCACGCGCACTGCGATTTCGTGAGCCGCGGGATCCCGGCTCGGGCGTTCGACACGTTCGAGTCCGGCAATGCCGGCACCGGACTGGATCTGATAAGCATTCATTAGCTATCCTGATAGACTGCTCGGCGCAGTGCGATTGGAAAATTGCCGGTCATCCCTGCTACGGCTGTGTTCGTCAACGCAACGACGGAAATGCCCGCAGCAGGGTCCACCCAGAAGTTCGTGCCGTACACGCCGGACCAGTTCCAGGCGCCGGCGTTCACCGGCGACTTCGCCGCCGCCGGATCCCTGAGTACGGCCACGCCGAGTCCCCAGCCGAAACCCGGGCCGGCGGCGCCGACCGGCAGGTCGCCGATCGCATTGGACGTCATCGCCACGACGGTTTGCGGGCGGATGATGCCCGCACCGCCGGTGCGGATCGCTTCGGCGAAGCGGAGGTAGTCTTCCGCCGTGCCGACCATGCCGACTCCGCCCGATGGAAAGGCCGTCGCATCGAATGCGCGGGCGGGCGAATACACAATGGCGCTTTGCCCGAATCGAAGCGAAAAGGGATCGGTCATCCGGGTTGGCTGAGGCGACGCATCGCCATACGGCGTCGCCAGCACGGTGTCGGCTGTCGCAACGAAGCGAACGCTGGACATGCCCAACGGGCCCGTCACGATTCGCTGGACCGCATCGGGCAAGGTCATGCCGCTCACGCGTTCGATCACGGCCCCAAGCACATCGATGGCGACGGAATAGTGCCAACCGGTGCCCGGCTCGAAAAGCAGCGGTGCCGAAGCGATTCGCCGCAGGTTCTCGTCAAGCGACAGGCCGGAATGATCGAGTCCGTCAGACACACCCAGCCGGTGATAGGGACCGTCCTCGGCCTCCAGAAATCCATAAGTCAGGCCCGCCGTGTGCGTCAGCAGATGGCGCACGGTGATGACGGGCTCGCGGCCATCGGGCAGCTTCGGCCGGAACTCGGGAAGCCACCGCGTAACGGGGTCCTCGAGACCAAGCCGGCCATCGTCGATGAGCGCCAGCGCCGTCACGCAGACGATCGGTTTGCTCATCGACGCCAGACGGCAGACTTCGTTTTCCGTCATAGGCCGGCGAGTCTCACGGTCGGCAAAGCCGGCCGCGCGCCGGTAGGCGATCTCGCCGTCTTTTGCAGCAATCACGGTCGCGCCGACGATGTATCCGCTGTTCACCGCGTCGAGCATGACGGCGTCCAGCGCCTTCGCCCGATTCCAGCGGGGCTCCATAGCCGGCGCGGACGGCGTCGCAGCGGAAGCCGGACGCGTCAGCGCCGCGGCCAGCCCGCCGATCGTGGCGGTGACGCAGAAGTCACGACGGGACACCGTTCGAACCGCAGCGGCCCGACGGGAAGTGGATGCTTTCATTGCTGTTCTTGCCGCTTGCGCGGCTTCTATCACGATACACAGCAATGTACAGTTTCACCTGCGAGGCGATAATATATGCAGCCGTCGATTCAGTTTTTAACCAGAGTGAGAAATCATAATGCTTGATCGCATCACGGGAATGCAGGTCTTCTCGCGTGCAGCAACGGCTGGAAGCCTCTCCGCGGCCGCCCGGCAGCTCGGCCTGTCGCCCGCGATGGCGACCAAGCACCTGGATGCCGTGGAGCAACGGCTGGGTGTGCGCCTGTTTCACCGCAGCACGCGCAAGCTCACCCTCACCGAAGCAGGCCAGCAATATCTGGAGACCTGCGTCCGGGTCCTTCCCGATCTGGAGGAGGCCGAAGCGATGATCGCGTCGCAGCGTGTCGAGGCGAGCGGACTGCTGCGGCTGAATTCGCCGCTTTCGTTTGGCGTCCGATACATCGCACCGCTGATTCCTGCCTTCAATAGCAAGCATCCCGGAGTCACGATCGATCTCGGACTGAACGATCGCGTCGTCGACCTGATGGAAGAGGGTTGGGATCTGACGATCCGGGTTGGGCGTCTGAAGGACAACCGTCTGGTGTCCCGCAGGCTCGCAGAAAGCGCGATGATCGTCTGCGCGGCGCCGGGCTACTGGGAACGGCACGGACGCCCCACGCTCTGGTCCGAACTCGGCGGTCACAATTGCCTGAGCGTCTCTTTTTCCAACATCTCGCGGCCCGACGAATGGCGCTTCGGCAAGGACGGGGACAAGCGCGTGGCCGTCAAGGGAACGCTGCGAACCAACAACGGCGACGCACTCGTCGCTGCGGCCGTTGCCGGTCTCGGCGTTCTTTACGAGCCCGAGTTCATCGTTGCCGATGCCATCCGGCAAGGCGCACTGGAGCAGATTGCGCTCGATGTACGCACGGCGGAGCTCGGCGGCATACACCTGGTTCGCGCGCCGGATCGGGCGCCCCCGGCAAAGGTGCGGGTCATGACCGATTTCCTTCTCGCGGCATTCAACCCACATCCGCCGTGGGTTATTCGTTAACGCATCGGCGATCGCACGCCTCGATCGCCCCGAGGGCAAACGGTCCGACTTCTCACTGCAAGAAAAAACA
Coding sequences:
- a CDS encoding sugar ABC transporter ATP-binding protein, which codes for MFNDEQMLGDKVDDLLVDASGVQKAFNGVRALEDGRLKLRRGSVHALCGGNGAGKSTFLGIVMGITQRDAGEILLKGQSVDFQTPAEALEHRIAIITQELSPIPGMSVAENLYLGREPRRAGVLVKFGALARQAQELLDRLAFPVDARARMSSLSLAQIQLVEIAKAFSRDCDVMIMDEPTSAIGERETEVLFNAIRNLTAQGTGIIYVSHRLSEIFQIADDYTVFRDGRYVDSGRIADIDRSYLVSTIVGRTLHSAEKIRRPVGEPVLESTGLSREAEFNDISLTVHQGEILGIYGLMGAGRSEYLNCMYGLTRPDRGQVRLKGRALPVGRPRKAIEAGLSLVTEDRKETGLVLSASVRDNISFSAYNRLSRLSLINHRKVKNLVDRMVERMRIKTSSVSLPVSSMSGGNQQKVVLARCLSTEPTCLLCDEPTRGIDEGAKREVYKLLDDFVSKGGAAMVVSSEAQEILDVSDRIAIFKSGQLVTVIDGHTTTQEDLLHLAS
- the rpiB gene encoding ribose 5-phosphate isomerase B → MKLAIGCDEAAFDLKELIKQHLADKGLDVTDFGTFEAEPVHYPNIAFAVAEKVAQGEFDRAVLMCGTGIGMAIAANKVRGIRAAQCHDTYSAERASKSNDAQIITIGARVVGPELAKAIVDTWLGASFDGGRSVPKVNRIKEYEDDHLLPHNNKTV
- a CDS encoding sugar-binding transcriptional regulator; this encodes MTTDELTRLATLYYVDGLTQEDLSKQFSLSRAKIGRLLKRAQEEGIVEIRVRHHPRDTRDLERELIDRFGIEKAIVSVNHKDQDKQRELLAGLVASHLDRILTNDMIVAVGIGRNINAISEHAISSTQRSPTFVCAIGGFYRGGEVMNADHISRRLAARFGGGSETLYAPALVGDPDVREALLHNDAVKPTLDKARRAHIALVGVGDINEDSIMVRNGWFSPDEIAELRKCGAVGDLMGYHFIDIAGRPVVTPVRDRVIGLGMDDLKRIPNVIAVASENTKTTAVLGALRAGVITTLATTEAIAQSIVSLEDATRNPHSPQQPEVLTR
- a CDS encoding zinc-dependent alcohol dehydrogenase family protein produces the protein MNAYQIQSGAGIAGLERVERPSRDPAAHEIAVRVDAAALNHRDLSFAKGAFYNPPSHPIVPLVDGCGEVIAVGEAVTRFKVGDRVITSYYPRWIDGALSPSKTAVSFGAQFDGTLAEELVASEDAFVLAPRSLDAIAAATLPCAGVTAWNALFVAGAVKPGGSVLLLGTGGVSLWGLQLARAAGVFTIVTSSQDEKLERARALGANATINYRTSPEWQDEVLRLTEGAGVDVVVEVGGEGTLARSLKAAGPGGAIVVIGRVSGGGGVSIEPGALIGGAKRLTGITAGSRAMLEQLVRFVDVNTITPAVDKVFPFDEAPAAYEYLAGGRHFGKVVVDLRA
- a CDS encoding serine hydrolase domain-containing protein; amino-acid sequence: MEPRWNRAKALDAVMLDAVNSGYIVGATVIAAKDGEIAYRRAAGFADRETRRPMTENEVCRLASMSKPIVCVTALALIDDGRLGLEDPVTRWLPEFRPKLPDGREPVITVRHLLTHTAGLTYGFLEAEDGPYHRLGVSDGLDHSGLSLDENLRRIASAPLLFEPGTGWHYSVAIDVLGAVIERVSGMTLPDAVQRIVTGPLGMSSVRFVATADTVLATPYGDASPQPTRMTDPFSLRFGQSAIVYSPARAFDATAFPSGGVGMVGTAEDYLRFAEAIRTGGAGIIRPQTVVAMTSNAIGDLPVGAAGPGFGWGLGVAVLRDPAAAKSPVNAGAWNWSGVYGTNFWVDPAAGISVVALTNTAVAGMTGNFPIALRRAVYQDS
- a CDS encoding LysR family transcriptional regulator; protein product: MLDRITGMQVFSRAATAGSLSAAARQLGLSPAMATKHLDAVEQRLGVRLFHRSTRKLTLTEAGQQYLETCVRVLPDLEEAEAMIASQRVEASGLLRLNSPLSFGVRYIAPLIPAFNSKHPGVTIDLGLNDRVVDLMEEGWDLTIRVGRLKDNRLVSRRLAESAMIVCAAPGYWERHGRPTLWSELGGHNCLSVSFSNISRPDEWRFGKDGDKRVAVKGTLRTNNGDALVAAAVAGLGVLYEPEFIVADAIRQGALEQIALDVRTAELGGIHLVRAPDRAPPAKVRVMTDFLLAAFNPHPPWVIR